One genomic window of Silurus meridionalis isolate SWU-2019-XX chromosome 22, ASM1480568v1, whole genome shotgun sequence includes the following:
- the LOC124375694 gene encoding pancreatic secretory granule membrane major glycoprotein GP2-like, with product MCDGSSGTMSLSRCQLFEAGFPDNKLHLNDPSCRGTVQNDRLVFHFDNDNHICGTHLTANGTHIIYENRILGELDTAGGIIHRKKRMELSFSCVYQLNKTLSMDTELNPIQSIVNRHIPDGVGMYQVTMIPYMDAGFSHPYTGSVNIMVGESIYIEVSVQGVDSRQIALVMDTCWATPVNEKHYPVYWDLITQRCSNPKDRTVKVLKNGLSTTGRFSFKMFLFHEDEPKVFLHCSIHLCLLKDQNCAVVCPARNHGRPGRSTNIHDSASISIGPFIWSTKAFRLKRNENFPSWIT from the exons ATGTGTGATGGCAGCTCCGGCACCATGTCTCTGTCCCGCTGTCAGCTGTTTGAAGCTGGATTTCCTGATAATAAACTTCACTTAAATGACCCCAGCTGCAGAGGAACAGTCcaaaatgacagactggttttcCACTTTGATAATGATAACCACATCTGTGGCACACATCTCACG GCCAATGGCACCCATATCATCTATGAGAACCGAATCCTAGGGGAGCTGGACACAGCAGGGGGCATTATTCACAGGAAGAAAAGAATGGAACTTTCCTTCTCCTGTGTGTATCAGCTCAATAAGACATTAAGCATGGACACAGAGCTCAACCCTATTCAGAG CATTGTTAACAGGCATATTCCAGATGGAGTGGGCATGTACCAGGTCACAATGATTCCCTATATGGATGCTGGCTTCTCTCACCCTTACACTGGCAGTGTAAATATAATGGTGGGCGAATCAATCTACATAGAAGTCTCTGTTCAAGGAGTGGACAGTCGTCAGATTGCCCTGGTGATGGATACATGTTGGGCCACACCTGTAAATGAGAAGCACTATCCTGTCTACTGGGACCTGATTACTCAAAG gTGTTCTAATCCAAAAGACCGCACAGTCAAGGTTCTCAAGAATGGTTTATCCACAACTGGACGATTTTCTTTCaagatgtttttgtttcatgaagATGAACCCAAGGTCTTCCTTCACTGCAGCATTCACCTATGCCTGCTGAAAGATCAGAACTGTGCAGTG GTGTGTCCCGCTAGAAATCACGGCCGTCCAGGCAGATCTACAAACATCCATGATAGTGCCTCCATCTCCATTGGGCCTTTTATCTGGTCCACAAag GCTTTTAGGCTCAAGAGGAATGAAAACTTCCCTTCATGGATTACCTGA